GTGGAGACTCCTAAAGTGGGGAGGGCACTGGTGGGGCAGAAGGAAGAAAGGTGGGCCCCAGAATGAGTACCTCAGATTTCTTTTGGTATTGTGGGACACCACGAAGAGATTTTCCTGGTGGCAGGGGCATTGGAGACAGGGAATACCATTCCTTTTAAGTCTCTAGACGCCTCTTCAGAAGTCAGGTAGATCGGAGCAGGGGTCAGGAGGTAAAACCCTGTTGGTGATCAGAGGAAGGTGAGCCCACATCCAGTTTTCGGTGGCCAAGTTCTGTGATGCTTGCTAGAACCTTGGAATCTCTCCAAGTCTGCTGATCCTGTGTgggctcttcctttctctgtaggCGAGGCTGGGGTGTGGGGCTGAGGACAGTGTGGCCTGCCTTCCTCCCCGTAACTGCAGGTCTTCCGTGTGTTTGCAGTGCACAAGGACCACTATGAGAATCTGTACTGTGTAGTCTCTGGCGAGAAACACTTCTTGCTGCATCCACCCAGTGACCGGCCCTTCATCCCTTACAGTAGGTGACATGAACTAAAAGAAGCTGGTAGCCACTAGTGAGGGAAGGGTAGCAAGAGGTGTCTGCCACAGACCCAGCCCTCTGGTCTCCGTATACAGAGAACACTGTGCTGGTTATGGTGGGGAGTACCTGACAGGCTGTTGGCCACTTATCTCCCTGACCTCGCCTTCAGATCTCTACACACCAGCAACCTACCAGCTGACCGAAGAGGGCACCTTTAGGGTGGTGGACGaggaagccatggagaaggtgcCTGTCCTGTTCTTGGGCTCTGGGGAGTGGGCAGACCCCCAGGGAATAGGCACAAGGGTCTGGGGAGGAAGCGTCCCGCTCGGGAAATCCCAAGGCTGTGATTCTTCAAGCTGAGAGGAGAGGGGGCAGAGCTGGAGATCTTGGGGGGCCTCAGGGCCTGTGCCTAGGCAATTGTTGTGTCTCTAGGTGCCCTGGATCCCACTGGACCCCCTGGCTCCAGACCTGGCCCGGTACCCCAGTTATAGTCAGGCACGGGCCCTTCACTGCACAGTGCGGGCTGGCGAGCTGCTCTATCTGCCAGCTCTGTGGTTCCACCATGTACAGCAGTCCCACGGCTGTATTGCTGGTAAGGAGCACCTGGGGCATCCAGGGGGGCGCCTTGCCATGGCCCAACAAGGTATAGGGTTGGGATGGCTCTGGCTTAACTCTCACGTCCAGGTCCCTCTCTTCCCCACAGTGAATTTCTGGTATGACATGGAGTATGACCTCAAGTACAGTTACTTTCAGCTGATGGACTCCCTCACTAGGGCTGCAGGCCTTGACTGATGGCCCCTCACAGACACTGCAAAGGACAGGGGGACTGATGGCGGTATTTGATTAGAGGCAGCCTGGAGTTGAGTATGTCCTGGCTGCTGCCCAGGTTCCTGCCTGTGTTGGATGTAGGACTAAGTTGGATATGTTGGAGGACCAGGAAATGCCAGGCAAATCTGGGTGAACATGCCCAGGAACTTGCCACACAGGTGACAAGGAAGCACGGATCAGGTACAGCAATGCCTCTCACAGTGCTATGACCTTGGGTGAGTCACTGCATGTTAGCATCAGTCCCTTGCCTGTAAAGTAGAGATAATAATGGCTCTGGCTCCCAGAGCTGTGGGACTAGACGTGGGCCAACATAGAAGAAGCGGTCAATAAAAGGTGACACTGACACACTTGTTCTCATGTCCCCATCATAGTTGCCTTCCGTGGCCCGCTGAGGGCTTGAAGGTTGAAGCAGAAGTTTCAAGATGACCCGAATTGGGAGGTGCAAGCCAGATCCACGTCTGGGATGCTACCCACAGCAGTTGTGTTATAAGCCTGGGGGGGACACGATTGGCTCAGGGCCACCAGTGCTCTCTCTAAGCTTTGTCCAGACTGTTTGCTTTCCCTTCCCCCAGATCCAGGGATGCTGGTGGGTCTGGAGCACGGAAGGTGACCcctgttctataaatataaacAGGAAGGGACAGGAACCATGCTCCTCCTGAGCTGTCCTCTGAGGAAAGAGTTGatctccccaccctgactccTTTGTCACCCTGCTGAAGAGCAGGGAGAGCCCCTACTCCCGCATGCCAACCCACAGGCCTCATCCCTGGCCACCCAGCTCCAGGGGTGGAGGCAGCCTAGCCATGGCTTTGAAGGACTGTTTTATATGAAAGCCACACCCCTACAAAATTGTGATGGAGCCTAAGGTACTCTTCTGAGATTGCCCAGGGCTCCAGTTCAGACTGGGCATTCCTGTCGGGCTGGCACTGGGAGGGAGGTTGCGAAAGGACCCACCGATGGCAAGATCCTCGGCCCCAGTGCTCACTACTATTTGGGGGGACCACTGTCTGCTGTCCTGTTCAGCCTCCAACAGCAAGAGGAGAGCCCCCCCGTCTAAGTTAGGGCTGGTTGGCTAGCCCAGCTAGTGACAGCTGCAGAGAATGGACTTCAGGGAGCCTGTAGCCAACTCCTGGAGGTATTACTGACTCTAGCGTTAGCTTAAGTTGTCTCACTTCCTGGGCAGGTGGCTGGGTCAGCAGTGGGCGTGGAGCCTGGGTGGAGCAGAGGAGTCAGTGGGAGGGATCCAAGAGGAATGTGTGGCCAGCTAGTTCACCTTGGCTCTGGGTTTAAAGCTGACAGTTGTTGGTCCTGTGGCCACTGCCCCATCATCCCGTTCCTGTGGATTTGGTCTCATGGCTCTGGTAAGGCTCCATACGGCCCTGGGCTCCCATTTCTGACTTGGCTCCCCATCCAGGGCCTGGTGGCTACTGTTTCTGAGGGGAGCTGTGGGCTTCTCTAAGCAAAGAGAGGAATACTTTCCAGCTCCAGGACCAGACGGAGTGGAAGCCAGAACTGGGATGGAGGTCGGTCCTGAGAATGGGTTCCAGGCAGAACTCTGTAGATTTGAACCCTTAGAACTCAGGATTTTATCTGCTGTTCTGGGAGCCCTAGAAAGAAGAAGCTGCTCCATGCTTCTGACTTGCTTGCTTGGCATGTGGGAGCCCGGGGCGCCTCAGAGATGAGCATCCTCAGCTCCACTCCTGACCATGTGGAGCTCCCTGAACTTGACTGGCACCTTTCCCAAGGAAGGGCCAGGTGCCACAGGCATCCTCCACTCTGACACACTGGCAAGTGTCCACAACTCCAAAAGCAGATGGGAGTTGGAAGGAGCTCTGGACCCCCATCAGATCTGGAGGATGCCAGTGTGTGGGTGGGCTGGGCTGGGAGCTGCTGTCCCAACCCTCAGAATGGAGTAGATGGCATGGATTTCAGCTAACTCATGGTGCTTAAGCCCCAATGTATTCCTTCCTGTCCCTTGAAGGCCTAGAGTCCCTGACCTCTCAGGTCATCCCTAAAGCCTCTTAGTAGGACTGGGGTGGGGTGATGAGGTAGGAGGATAAAAAGACAAGGATACCACCATACCCAGAAAGTGTGTGTGACACTAACAAACCAGCTTGCCTGTGTTCTGAGCCAAACCAGACCGCAGGagagtgcctcagtttcctctcagGGTTGGCCACTGTCATAGCTCCCCTCATTGGATATGTGACAAATATGTAAACGTATGCTGAGCCCTTGGTGAGGAGCTGGCACGGTGTTATATAATTACGGGAAGGTGTCGTGTAGACGCTGTATCTTGTGTCACTGGCATTCTGATAGGTACAGGTGGACCTGGTCCTTTTGGTAGAGAATTAAGCGTTAAGCGTTTGTCCCAACCTCTTCTGTGGCCCTGTCACATTTGACCCCATCTATCTCTATATAGCAAACCTGCCCGGTCTACATGCAGGCAAAGGTGCCAGAGACACACCTGCTCACTGTCCGCGTCCTCCAGGCTAGTGGCCTGCCTTCCAAGGACCTAGGTAAGCACCTGCTTCCCTGGCCTCAGCTAAGCAGACCGTGGGTGGTCTGATTCAGAGTAAATAccagtgtggggtggggtggggggcctCCAGGGAAGCTGGGCCAGGCTTGCAGATGTCTGCTGGAGAGAAGATCCGAAGTTGGCAGAGGGCCCAGCCCTGTGGACGTTAAGTCTCAGGAAGAAGTGGACTCAGTGGCAACCTGGGAAAGTTCTTGATCATAGCAGACACATGTCCCTCCTTCCTGCAGTGACATCCTCTGACTGCTATGTGACTCTGAACCTGCCCACGGCCTCCAGCGGCACGCTCCAGACACGCACAGTCAAGAACAGCAGAAACCCAGTCTGGAATCAGAACTTCCACTTCCGGATCCATAGGCAGCTCAAGGTAGACCAAGTCTGGCCCTGTCCTTGTCCCATTGCCACACGTGTCTCCTAGTGGGCCATTCCCTGCCCCGTTCCCCTCTTGCCCATCTCACTCATGTagccgcctgtctctgcctcctccagaATGTTATGGAACTGAAAGTCTTTGACCAGGACCTGATGACCAAAGATGACCCAGTGTTGTCAGTGCTGTTTGACGTGGGGACTCTGCAAGTTGGGACTCAGCGCCAGAGCTTCTCATTGAGCGCTCAGGTAAAGCTCAGGAGAGTAGGGGTCCCCAGGTCTGGGGGTGGAGCTTTGGAGTCTCCCCTGCTCCAGGGAGAGGCCCAGGAATCCCAAGTGACTTTTCACCAAGGAGCAGTCCTGTCCCCCTTCTTTCCCACCTGGTCAGAAGCACAGACTTCTGTGAGCAGTCCAGCGAGTGTAGACAGAGTGACCTGGAAAGGGACAGTTGCTCTTCCCCACCACTAAGGCCTCAGCAGCCTCCCCGCCCCTCTGGTTTGCCAGTCCCTCTGATTTGCTTCTCTTTCCAGGAGGATGGGCGCTTGGAAGTTGAGTTTCGGCTACAGACTCTGTAAGTTggtcttggggtggggggaggttggTGAGTAGCCGTGGAGAGCTCCCTTCTGGGAGGGGCAGTGCCAGCTTACCAAGGCTGGCACCCCTCCCTGGTAGAGGAGGAGGGCCTGGCCTCTTGCTGAGAGTCACGCAGGCCTCTTTCCAGGACAGACTGTGAGGAACAGCTTATCAGCAATGGTATCCTGGTGGTGAGTGAAGAACCCGGGGTTCCCCCTAGTGGCTCATCCCTCATGCTGTCTGCTGTTCTACAGCCTGGGTTGTGTAGGCCAAGCCGGGGGCCTTGGTATGCATGTTGCCCAAGAGAGTCCATCTCAAGCAAATATTCTGGAAATAGGGACAAGGAGCCCACAATGTGCAGTCCCAGAGGTGGGGTGCAGCATGTGTCTAAGGGGATCTCTTGACCATAGGCCCAGGAGCTCTCCTGCTTGCATGTTGAACTGAAGAGGACAGGAGACCCAAAGAGTGAGTTCTGACCCCTTAGGCAGCCCTTCTGTCCTTCctggttctccctccctttccgaGGTTGTAAGCTTGTTATGCTGTCTGCTTTCAGGTCCCAAAGGCAGGGCCGAAGGGAGGCGGATTTCCCTGCAGACTTGATCAGGCATTCCATGGACAGAGATCCCAACCTGAGTTTTGATTCTGGTTCCTGTTTCTAGGGTCAGAGCGCAAAGTTCAACTTGTGGTTGCTGCGGCCTGCGAGGGTCCACAGGAAGCCCCTGTGGGCACCGGGTCTTTCCGCTTCCATTATCCAGCCTGCTGGGAGCAAGAGCTCAGTGTTCATCTGCAGGTGCTGTCCTTGCTCCTAGGACCCTAGAGCCACTGCCTCTCTGCTCTCCGCACCCCTCAGCCTGAGCTGTGCTCCCCCTGCCCCGACCCCTCACACTTCTGTCGGCCACTTGGGTTAATTAGCCTCCTGTTCCCTTCCCTACTGTTCTTCTGTCCCTGCCACAGGGAGTCGGTGGGGTCTTAGCAAAGAAAGGAGGAGTAATGACTTGAGGGGGTCTTTTCTCTCCCTGTTCCTAAGGATGACCCCCATGAGCAGCTGAAGGTGCCATTGCGAACTCTACCCTCTTCGCAGCTGGTGAGACTTGTCTTCCCCACGTCCCAGGTATGGTCATCTAGAGAAGCTGGGTTCATGCACAGGGCTGCTGCTGGGCCTGGTCTGCCATCAGCCTCCTTCAGGCCAGCCCAAAGGCGATCAGTGGGTGTGAAAGTGCTTGTGACCCAAGGGTTCATGGGGATGTTCTGAGGTGCACCAAGGCCACAGTGGGGTGGAGGTACCCAGCCTTTCTCATCATGGTACTTATGGTTTCCAGGAGCCACTGATGAGGTTGGAACTCAAGAAAGAAGACGGGTAAGAGCTGTCTGGGAAATGGGAGAGCCAGGGGTAGCTCCCAGGCAGGGAGACCAGGAGgatgagggggagagggagatgtgGCACTCCTGGGTGCATGGGACTTTGTGTCAGGAGCAGGCGTCGGCGTGGACAGGCTGTTCCCCACTTGGATTTGCTACAGTACGTGTGGGCCCTGCCCAGTCAGGATCAGTGTCTTATCTAGATACGCTGCCAGGGAGGTGAGGACAGTGCCAGAGGCTAAGGCACAGCAAGGACACCAAGAACGGGGAGGCATGCCTCTTGGCACGGAGATTGTTGGGGAGGGACCTTAAATGCCCTTCAGAAAAGGAGTTGCCATCTTGGAAGAGCAGCTCTTCACCACAAATATGTGGAGGCAGCGGCCTTCTCTGCCCTGTTGTCATTTTTGGAGATGTAGGTGAGGGAGAGATTTGACTTGGAGATGGAGCTCAGCCCCGGAACCTAGATGCACTCAGTCCCACCGTCTGCTTtaccacacacatgtgtattcGTGGTTCTGGATCCGCCCCCGCCTCCCCACGACAGattcgcgcgcgcgcacacacacacactccaccgcAAGGGAATAGAGAGTCTGGCTGGTGACGCCAaccagtttctttttctgtaacTGCTTCTGGGTCTCTTCATTCTCCACAGGCCAAAGGAGCTGGCCGTGCGGCTGGGCTGTGGGCCCTGCCCCGAGGAACAGGCCTTCCTAAGCAAGAGGAAGCAGGTGGTGGCCGCCGCCCTGAAAAAGGCCTTACAGCTGGACCAAGACCTGCAGGAGGACGAGGTCTGAGTGTTGAGCATGACTAGGTGGAGTGTTTCTCAGGCTTGCTCGGGCCTGGGGCTCAGTGATGGGATAGTTGTGCAAGCTGGTGCCCACTCAGGCTTGTCACTGGCTTGTCACAGGCTTGTCACTGGCAAGTCCTGCTACCTGTTTCTCTTCCTCAATGTTGTCAGAGTGATACATGAGGCACCGGCTGCTCACAGATGGGAGTTTCCACATAGGCTGACCTGCCTTCCCTCTTTGTCGGTCCCCCACCTGACTGATGAGTAAGGTAGACTCACTAGTATGAGGAGGGTCTCAGCTCAGAACAGTCCTCAGCTGTCTCCTAGGGGAATAAATTTCAGCACTGGAAAGCAGGACATTTGGGAGACTTTTGAAGGAGCCTTGGGGGCTTCCAAAAAGTGATTTCCAGTTCCTTATGGGCTGCCAATAACCACTGAAGCTCCCCTCTGGTTAGCCTGTTCTTCCTGAGTCCTGATGTTTGAAACAGCGAGAACTTTGAAGGCTGTTTCTGACTAGATCCTCAACAGGGGTAACTCAGAGCTGGCCCCAAGATTCAATCACACATTGACTGACTGGCCCCTTGACTATCATGCTCTCTTCCCATGTAGCTCTCTCTATCCCTCAGGCCTTTTAGAACCTGGCTTTTCTCTTCCAGATCCCAGTGATTGCTGTGATGGCCACTGGTGGTGGGATCCGGGCGATGACTTCGTTATACGGACAGCTGGCTGGCCTGAAGGAGCTTGGCCTTCTGGACTGCATCTCCTACATCACTGGGGCTTCAGGGTCCACATGGTGAGTTGCTGTGGGCTGAGTGCTGAAGGCTGCTGTTGGCTGGTGGGGTCAGGGGAGGGAATGTAGTAGAAAGGAATTCCTAAGCCCCATGGGCCCCTGAGCAGACTTCATGGACTGAGAAAACACTCTAGGGCACAGAGCGCTCCTGAACAAGGTGAGGTCTTTGGTGACGCCAGTCCCCAACTGCTAAGCTTTTCCTTTCCTCAGGGCATTGGCCAATCTCTATGAGGACCCAGAGTGGTCTCAGAAGGACCTAGCAGGGCCCACTGAGATGCTGAAGACCCAGGTAACAAAGAGCAAACTGGGCGCATTGGCCCCCAGCCAGCTTTGGCGGTACCGGCAAGAGCTGGCTGAGCGTGCTCGCCTGGGCTACCCAACCTGCTTCACCAACCTGTGGGCCCTTATTAATGAGGCCTTGCTGCACGACAAGGTAGGGAGAGGGGTGGGCCCTTCCCTGGGCGACATGTGGGAAAGACTCCCAGCATCAGGAAGCTGTGGGCTTACGCTGGGCTCTTTCCCTCAGCCACATGAACACAAACTCTCAGATCAACGAGAGGCCCTGAGTCGAGGCCAGAACCCTCTGCCTATCTACTGTGCCCTTAATAGCAAGGAGAAGGGCCTAAGCACCTTTGAATTTGGCGGTGAGTGGCTTCAGAACTGGGGCCTGTACTCTTGTGGGGGTAGAGTACAGTGTAATTAGTCCTATATATAAGAGGTGACTCTGATGTCTTCTCCTGGTCCAGGTACCAAAAACTGTCGCCCTACCAGCTTTCTTACAGCCTTGGGATTGGGAAAGAGGCCTTAGGCCCATGCTTGTAACAAGGCCTGAGAGCCTCCTGGCCTCAGACTACCCTGAAATAGGAGTCTGGGTGCCCAGACCCCTGGCCCTCATGGCTGAGGTGTATTGTCTTCACAGAATGGTGCGAGTTCTCTCCCTACGAAGTCGGCTTCCCCAAGTACGGAGCCTTCATCCCCTCTGAGCTCTTTGGTTCTGAGTTTTTCATGGGGCGGCTGGTGAAGCAGCTCCCTGAGTCTCGCATTTGCTTCCTGGAAGGTGAGGAAGGCTCACCGTATGCCTCagccagagagagggagggctCAGCTGCACAGCAGTGAGGACCTTTCACTTGTTGCCCCTTTCTCAGGTATCTGGAGCAATCTGTTTGCAGCCAGCCTCCAAGACAGCTTCTACTGGTCCTCTGAACCCAGCCAGTTCTGGGACCGCTGGGCCCAGGATCAGGCCAATCTGGGTAGGTGCTTGGGCTTTTCTGTAGGAGAGAGATGGGCAGCCAGTTGGGAGTGCCTGAGGCTTGTGGACCTTCCAGGGTCACCACAGAGATAAAGAATCAGAGGCCTCCTTTTCCTAAAGATACCCTCGTCGCCTCACCCCTTCTCTCGCCCGTGCAGACAAAGAGCAGGTCTCCCATCTGAAGATAGCAGAACCTCCCACAGCGGCTGGCAAGATCGCAGAGCTCTTCACTGACCTCCTGACAAAGCGCCCCCTCGCCCAGGCCACCCACAACTTCATGCGCGGTCTCCATTTCCACAAGGACTATTTCCACCACCCTCACTTCTCCACCTGGAAAGGTATCTGCTTCTGCGCCCAGTCCAGGCTCTCCAGTCCCTTAGCCGTAGGACACACATGCTGCTGGCGGGGACCAGGGTCTGAACCCCACAGTGACAGTACTGCTTCCTCTACCCCCAAACCCTTGTAGCTTCCAAACTAGACAAGTTCCCCAACCAGCTGACACCCGCCGagccccacctctgcctcctggatgttgGCTATTTCATCAACACTAGTTGCCCACCCCTCCTTCAGCCAACACGGGATGTGGACCTCATCTTGTCACTGGACTACAACCTCTCCGGAGCCTTTCAGGTGGCAGGGGTGGTGGGCCGTGTGGGCTACCCTGTCTTCTGGGCCCCTAATGGGATCTGCTTTAGGCTCCGGTACCTGGCCCAGGTTCCATTAGTTGGCACAAAAGTGGCACCATGTGTCATGGATGCTGGATCTGTTAGCCCCTACTGGGAAGTTAGCTCCGCTCTGGGAGTGGGGAGCTGAGTGCCTGGTCTGATTATCTGTCTTGTACCATGGCTGTCTTTGCTGTGCCTGAAGCCCGCAGAGGTCCTGGCATACCTGCTGTTTCTATATCACTCCAATGAGGATTTTGAGTCCTGCTTTCAGAGAACTGTTGGCCACTAAGTCAGGAGAGCCTGGGACTCCAGGTCCACTGGAGTCTCCAACTTGGTGTTTGAGCACCAGGTCCTGTGCATCTTAGTGAATGGCCTTGTTGAGTCAGCCTTGTGCTGAGCACACTGGGAAACCCTCTAATGCCCCCTCTGTctggtcagcagcagctgcagcttgTGAGCCGGTTCTGCCAGGAGCAGGGCATTCCTTTCCCATCCATCTCGCCCAGCCCTGAGGAGCAGcgtcagcctcaggagtgccatATGTTCTGTGACCCAGCCCAGCCCGAAGCCCCAGCTGTGTTGCACTTCCCCCTGGTCAATGACTCCTTCAGGGACCACTCAGCCCCTGGTGAGCCTTGGTCACTTCTCCTCCAGCCTTGCCTCAGTGCGGGTCACCCCAGGCCTCTTGCCCAAACTGCCCTCTTCCTACAGGGGTGCCACGGACGTCGGAGGAGAAGACAGCTGGGGAGGTGAATCTGTCTTCCTCCAACTCCCCATATGACTACACAAAAGTGACCTACAGCCAGGAAGATGTGGACAAGCTGTTACGACTGACGCATTACAACATCTGCAACAACCAGGATCGGCTGCGGGAGGCCATGCACCAGGCCGTGCAGCGGCGGAGAAACCGCAGACAGTTTAGGCGGGAGTGACAGCTGAGGTACCCTGGCTGGACTCCTCCTGGGTCACTCTTGATCTTCAGCTCCTTCCCCTTCTGCActcagttcaagaccagcatcaCCATGTGCTCCAGAGGCCCTGAGGACTCTGATGTCCAGGCACAGCTCCACAAAGATGTGTGTCTGGGACCTCATAGGTGACGCTAACCTGTCAGCAGCCCTGTCACAGAGTCTAGACTGGAAGCTGCAAGCAGTGGTGCTATGGCTGTCGTTCATGGATGGACTAGGGGCTTGTTAGAGATGGGAGCAGTGTTGGCTGCACAATGGGACACTGCAGCATGGAACACTTTACTGTGACAGGGGCTCTTATAAACGGGAGGCGTTTGTGACGCTGTCCCAAGACCATCTGCTGTGCCAGGCTGTTAGTCCCACTCTGAAAGCAGGCCGGCCTTTCCAAGAGGCCACTAGCATGGATGTTCCGGTCCTGTCACAGGTTGTCATCTTTGCCCCGAGATCTTGCAATGAAGTCATGGTCCATCTCAGGCATAGCCAGTGACATGTGATACCAGTGCTGCTTATCCTCTGACAGGAGCTGTGTTCCCCACACTGGTCCTGAGCAGCCATGGGCCAGTAGTTAAGTGGTTCCCAGGCTGTGTCTCCACCGGTAGCCCCGAGGGTTGGTGTTGGCTCAGGATTCATTTCAAGGTTTAGACCTGTTGGGAAAACAGAGATTAGGAACCAAACACCATAGAATCTTCCCTAAACATGGTGTCTAGCCCTCTCCCTCCCTGGAACATCCCACCTTCTCCTAGCTTAGGTGTTGTGAGGCAGCTAGCTACCGGAGGCTGGGATGAGTAAGGTGTAACAACGTTGATTCTCATGATCCAGCAAGCTGTCAGCCAGGCAAGTGTTTGTCCCAGCACCACCAGAAGCCACTATAAGCTGGGCCAGGTAGCAtaggcctctaatcccagctactcaggagactgagtcaggaagagtacaagttcaaagccagcctgggctacaaaagtgagttcaaggccacaatTTAGTTAGCTGTAAAGTAAAAGATAGCTGGGGGGTgggagggcggggggggggtaggggctggagagatggctcagcggttaaaagcactgactgctcttccagaggtcctgagttcaattcccagcaaccacatggtggctcacaaccatctgtaatgagatctgatgccctcttctggtgtgtctgaagacagctacagtgtactcacaaatataaaataaataaatcttaaaaggatATATCTCAGTGGTAAAGTACACGCCCTCAGTTCACTCCAAGGACTACCAGAAACTGATGTGTCTAGTACATCAGAATCAAGCTGGAGTTCAGGAGTTGCAGAAGAGAGGGTGGCTGTACCAGAGACCACAGCTGTGGCTGTCACCTGCAGGAGTTCTTCAGGCACACAGGCATGCCTCAGTCTAGATGTATATGACTAGACCTGGGGACCTGTTGGGGTGCAAGGGGTGTTCACATATAGAAGAGGTTCTATAAGCCCCAAGTGCCCCAATTCTTAGGGCCTGAAGCCCCTTGACTTGGAGATAGGAAAGGCATGGCTGAGCATGAAGCCAGGATCCACGAGAGGCTGAGGATGCCAAAGAAGAACCTACGTTCAATCTGCCTAATCCCTTAACCATCATACTTCTTGCCATTGGCCTGGGCATGCTGACACCTTGACCCTGCGTTCCCCCAGGATCAGGGACAGAGTCAAGACAGGATGAAGCTAGAGAACAGAGGCGCTGTCTCAGATGTCTAGGAGAGCAAAGAAGTGAAGTTCAAGAGTAAGGACTTGGGGCAGACAATCCAGGGGAGCATCCAATGGTGTGTGGAGTGGACACCCAGAGAGACTCTTGACTGGGGAATGGCCAGAGCGGTATCAGCATGTGGAGCTTTTGGGAGATAGGACCTGTCACTAGCAAGGGTTCCCTAGGTACATAAGGTGGGGAGACGAGGGGGAAGGTGGAGTGAGTCCCTGTGATAGCATGTTCCTGGAGCCTGGGTGGAGTGAGTCCCTGTGATAGCATGTTCCTGGAGCCTGGGTGGAGTGAGTCCCTGTGATAGCATGTTCCTGGAGCCTGGGTGGAATGAGTTCCTGTGATAGAATGTTCCTggagcctggggaaagcctgagtTCTGCTGTCAGCTCAGTGCAGGTGTGATGgttcccagctctctctctctgggaggTGAGGGCAAGGGTCTCCATGTGGGGCCTCACCAGCCCACTCAGTAGAGAAAAACCCACTCCACCAGTTGAGCACAGCTTCCTTGCCCTCAGGGAACCTGGCCTTGGGTTCTAGGCTGTAGAGCCAGAGGCTGCAGTGCATGCTGCCTAAGACTGCGCCTTCCTAGAAGCTGTGTCCCTGTCCCGGGGACTAGGGGCCATGCTGCGTGAGCCCTGAATGCCTTCTACTCTAGTGCTGCAGTGTGGCTCAGCGCTCAGACTCCCTGAGGTCCCCACAGAGACCCCAGTGCAGGGAGGTGGGGACATTCAGGGTCCCTTTGggattctggaaaaaaaaaaaaaggtgagagCAATGGGAGTGATGACAGTGAAGAGGGGAGCTAGGACCaagggacagggaggaaccccTGGAACCCCCATCACTCTGCAGAGAACCCAGCAGACGCATGAGGAAGGCACCAGTGGCAAAGGGTTCCGCACATT
This Rattus norvegicus strain BN/NHsdMcwi chromosome 3, GRCr8, whole genome shotgun sequence DNA region includes the following protein-coding sequences:
- the Jmjd7 gene encoding bifunctional peptidase and (3S)-lysyl hydroxylase JMJD7 isoform X2, encoding MPAERRLPVSHVLDVLEGQAQHPGVLYVQKQCSNLPTELPQLLSDIESHVPWASESLGKMPDAVNFWLGDAAAVTSLHKDHYENLYCVVSGEKHFLLHPPSDRPFIPYNLYTPATYQLTEEGTFRVVDEEAMEKVPWIPLDPLAPDLARYPSYSQARALHCTVRAGELLYLPALWFHHVQQSHGCIAVNFWYDMEYDLKYSYFQLMDSLTRAAGLD